The segment AAACCTTCGATCAATGGATAGTCGCGCATGGTAATGGCATATACTGCCATATTCCCAAGGCCAGGCCAGGAGAATACCATTTCAATAACTGCAACACCGCCTAATAACCAACCGATAACAACGCCCAGTATAGTGATAAGTGGTAATACTGCATTAGGCAAAATATGACCGAATAAAATTTTCATCTCACTCACACCACGAGCACGTGCGCCGATAACATAATCCTTTTGCATTTCTTCAAGAATAACGAGACGAACTTGGCGCATGTACTTGGACCCGACTACAACAGCTAATGTAACGGCTGGTAGAATTACACCGATAGGAGTTACACGAGAAGATGCAATAGGAACAAGTCCTAATTTAAGGCCAAAGATATAAATCAGTACAAGGCCTAACCAGAATGATGGCATAGACACGCCTACAAAGGAAGCAACGCGCAACAGATAGTCGATCCATTTGTTTCGATTTAAGGCGCTTATAATCCCTGCCGGCAATGCATAGAGCAATGTAAATACTAATGCTGTACCTGCTAGCATAACTGTCCCTGGCAAAGCCTCCAACATACGATCTACAACAGGCTTTTTAGCAGAGTAACTCATCCCTAAGTCACCTTGTGCAGCATTCACAACCCAGTTTGCATATTGCACTATAAACGGTTTATCTAACCCAAGCTGAGCTCGAGTTTCATCGATAAGCTCCTGAGATACAATTGTATCTGCCGTTTCTAGTAACATCGTTACTGGATCGCCTGGTGCTAAATAAGTGAGACAAAATGTTAAAAAAGTAATGCCAAACAGTGTAACAATGAATTGACCTAGCTGTTTAGCAAAGCGTTTGCCCATAGGCGCCTCCTCCTATACTCTCTAAATACTACAATAATCTAAATGAACAACTAATATGCTTATTTCTCCCGATATAGCAGAGGTGCATATAGGAAAACGACAAAAAAGGTTAGTCCACCTGACTAACCTAAATTAAGTATAGTATGTACAATACCATACATTTAGAGCAGGCTTTCTGACTCATGATTCATCGCAATATTTCGGCCTTCCCAGTTTCCCAGTGACCCTATAATGAAACCTTGCTCCTCATTACAGCTATTTGCATAGTATGGGATTTACACCCATTTTCCTCTTTTACGCTCGGTATACCCCGACACTCATTAGTTTATTCATTTTTATCGATTATAAATATACTATATTAATAATATGTTTACAATACATATACCCCTTAGGGGTATTGTTATATTTAGTAAAATCAATATAATTTTTATACTAATAAAAATTATCGATTACTGAACAAGTCTCTATTTATGTATAAACCCATACAAATCACTTTATATATATGATTTTTTCCGTATTAACTGTATCCAACTGTATATATATTAATTATTATTATAATGGTAATTTTCTCATGAATTTTTTTTATACATACCGAAAAAACTCTTAATCACTTTAGCAACTATCAATTATTTATAATCAATAAAATTATAATTAATAAGTCTGATTAATATACCAAAAAGAGGCTGTTACTAAGTAACAGCCTCTTATAAGACGAGAGATATTCAGTTAATCGATACTTTGTTGTAAGCGGTGCGCTTTGCGTGTAGCCCACGCTTTACGCAAAACATAGATCACAAGACCAATGCTTACTGCCACGGCACTACCAACCATAGCATCAAAGCCACATGCATAGATAGCATATAAGCAATACACAACGCCTGCACCAAATACGTAATTGTAGCGTTTAATACGGCTTTCAGCTACGCCAGCCATACGCATCATTGTAGGTACAGCTAAGATGCACAATACATATGGTACTACGTTAGTTACAACCGCTAAGTTTACCAATACTTCAAATTGCTCACGCAAAGAATCACTTGCAGTGAACAATGTAAGTAATGTTTCAACAGCGAGTAGAATGAATACGCCACGAACAGGAGCATCATTACTATTTACACGAGCGAATACTTTAGGGAAGTAACCATGTTCCGCTGCGCTTTTAAATACGCGAGACAATGTGAATTGCCAGCAAAGTAAAGCGCCAAAGCAAGAAATAACCATTGCAGCCATCACGATATTTGCAATTGTATCATTGAACATGTATACGAATGTCAAACCGAATGGTGCGTTAGAATTTAATAAGTCGATGTTAGGCACGATACCGGCCATAACGTTTGTGGACAAGATGTAAACCACTGCCACTGCTAATGTACCCGCTACAGTTGCGATAGGTACGTTTTTCTTTGGATTCTCAACAGCATCAGCATTAGCCGCTGCGGACTCAAATCCTAGGAAGCCCCACAAAGTGAGGGAAATGGATTGTTTTACTGCATCGTAAAACGGAAGATCATTTGGGTTCCAAGCCGCCCAATAAATA is part of the Veillonella nakazawae genome and harbors:
- the nikB gene encoding nickel ABC transporter permease, whose protein sequence is MGKRFAKQLGQFIVTLFGITFLTFCLTYLAPGDPVTMLLETADTIVSQELIDETRAQLGLDKPFIVQYANWVVNAAQGDLGMSYSAKKPVVDRMLEALPGTVMLAGTALVFTLLYALPAGIISALNRNKWIDYLLRVASFVGVSMPSFWLGLVLIYIFGLKLGLVPIASSRVTPIGVILPAVTLAVVVGSKYMRQVRLVILEEMQKDYVIGARARGVSEMKILFGHILPNAVLPLITILGVVIGWLLGGVAVIEMVFSWPGLGNMAVYAITMRDYPLIEGFVLWVALAYMCINALVDASYILLDPRLKRERA
- the potE gene encoding putrescine-ornithine antiporter, with protein sequence MKTTAKKMSVFQLTTMVAANMLGAGIIMLPTNLAQVGTISVLSWLVTAVGALLLAYIFAQAGMFSQIRGGMGGYAEHRFGKTGHFMASYAYSISLIIANIAIAVSAVGYGAAFFGVDLNATQTSQVTIVLLWFAAILNFRGNRFTGRLSNMTIWGSIVPVLLIGTIGWYWFDPSIYWAAWNPNDLPFYDAVKQSISLTLWGFLGFESAAANADAVENPKKNVPIATVAGTLAVAVVYILSTNVMAGIVPNIDLLNSNAPFGLTFVYMFNDTIANIVMAAMVISCFGALLCWQFTLSRVFKSAAEHGYFPKVFARVNSNDAPVRGVFILLAVETLLTLFTASDSLREQFEVLVNLAVVTNVVPYVLCILAVPTMMRMAGVAESRIKRYNYVFGAGVVYCLYAIYACGFDAMVGSAVAVSIGLVIYVLRKAWATRKAHRLQQSID